The Trinickia caryophylli genomic sequence AGAAGACGACAACGAAATCGAATCCTATTGCCGGTCGGCCGTCGCCATGTTCATCGCCGCGCACAGTGGCACCTCACCACATTAGCCGTGTGCGTCCAAAAACTTACGTTGGTGCCTATGTGGCGAGATTGTCCCTTCTGCACGTTCATCACCGTGGCCGTTGCCGCACACGTCAATTCACGGTCGTGCCCATCAGACCCTGCTCCGGACAACAAGCAGCTTCCGAAGGGCAGACGCTGAGTCCAACCAGCAATAGAACTGCGGCGGATGAAACTTAGGGAGTACTTTTCTCAGGTCTACGAGTGAAACCGGTCGTTCGATCGATTTCGGGTCTCGCACTCCCATCGCAAAGGCTTCTGTAACTCCATTGAAGTAGCTCATGAACTCTGAGCGAACCAAGCCTGATATGTCGCCACAATGCTTCCAGAGCGCGGCCGGCCCATCGGTCATGCACTGCCCCACAACAGCACAACCAACCACAGCCGCCACGGGACTTTTAACATATAGCCAAACGATGTCCCCTTCGCTGACATGCATCCGCCGACGTCTCAGTTCAACGCGTTTTTTCCCAGCAAGAATGTTTTCTGCGTGACGGCTTTCGAGCGATATGAGCAGATGCCCCCTTCCCCTCATTGCGTTCCTCTGCTCAAAATATTGAGCAACTGCTCCGATGTGAGTCGACGGCTCGTTTGTAGCTGATGGGCATCTCCACACCCTAGTTCTCTCAGATATGTAAGCGGAACGGGATGAGGCAGTCGCTGTAGATTGTCGAACGCAGTCACTGTCTTGACCTTTGCCCTTCCTATGCTCTCCAATCGATCTTTGTCCAAGACGGAAGGTATCAAGTCAGCTGCGGCGAGTGCCTCCTCGCTACGCCGATAGGAGCGAAGCACTCTCGCTATTGCAATCACCGCACCCGCGCCGTGGGCCTTGCCTGATTCGTAAAACAAAACCAGGTCACCACGCGTAAACACCCTCAGCGTTGCGGGCCCGCTGAGATAGTGGCGCTGGCTCAGCAACTGAGCCCTCGCCTGCGGTAACAGTGATGCCTGCGGAGACTGCATGAGCAGGTGTTCAGAAAATTTACGCTGCAGCGGGACCAGCACGGCGCCGCGTCCGGGCAGACATAGTAAAGCAGGTGCCAGATGCGTTTCAAGCGTGAAAAGTGAAATGTATGCCCGCTCACCGTCCGGCCTTGCAATGGGGATCTGCTGGTCCACGTGGCGGAACGCTGGGGCGTCGACCGGCAAGCCAATGCCACTCGCCGCCGATAACGACTGGGAGGTTGACGACCAGTTCGTTGCGGTGACGAGCCGCGTCACGACAACCTTCTGCAGTTCGTTTCCGCCTGCAGATGACCGCGTAAAACCGAGGGAAGCCGCAACCTCTCGAACCAAAGCCTGGCGTCGTGGGCAAAACAGTCGTATCCGCGCGAATTCCGACCTCGACGCCAGTCCCGTCAAGTGGTTGAGCATCAGCCTGCATGCGTCCTTCGCAGCAACTTTTGTTTCCAGAACAGCGACATGGGCATTGATGGGTCCGTCGTTGATAACTTGCGACCATGTGACATAGCCGACAAGACCCTGCTCATCTCTGACAAGTAAGCGCAGGCTCGTGCTACCGTCGCCTCCGACCGCTGCCCAATGCGTCGTTTGGTCTGCCGTTCCAACTTCAAGTCCAGTCAGCAGTTCCCTTATATCCGGCTCATCGTGCTTCGTGACCAAGCCAAGGGTCAAGACATGCTCTTCCGTTGATGTCCCAAAAAACTCAAGCGCCTGGTGATCAGACTGGCTGGCTTCAAACGCCGCAGGTGAGACGACCTCGATTCCATAGCGACGCCGGAGTTCTCGCGCGCAGCCAAGCACGCGAGCATCGCTTGTTACCAGTCCAGGTAGGCGATGATGGATCGCTGTGGCCAGGTGCCTGATATCTGAGACATCGTTGGCACTCAGGCTGCCGTCACGATCGCGTTCGGGGAAGACCAACTTGGCCAGTTCGGGGGAGAGCCGGTGCCAGTCTTCATCCGTAGCCATGGGAAAGCTGGGCAATGCTCTCGCCAACGCTTGCATCGGGTCGGTCTTGCCCTTGTCAGCCGTCCTCTTCAACTCGACTTCGATTTCTTCGCTAATTGCCAGTGAGCATGTCTGGCTTCGCTCCGCTCGAAATACCGCGATAGCCTGTTCGTGACGGGCCCGGCGGGGGCCGAGGTCGAATAGAACATTCAAGTCCAGGAGATACAATGGCTTTTCATGGTCACGCTGGAAGTCAAGCCCCAGCGGGTCCGCGGCGGTGATTCCGCTGGACTGAAACAGCTGGGGTGTTGCTAGTTCGTGAGCCCGCACCACGATGGTTCGCTGCCGGCGCGCACCACCTTGAGCAAGCTGTTGTGTATAGAATCCCTGCTGCTCCCAGAAACGGTTTGCAGTCTCAAGATCCTCGGCAACGCGCGCATTGATGGAGATGAATTGGAGCGTGGTAAGTTGGTCCTTCAAGGCATCGACCAACAATTTGCCCAACTTGAGCCTACGAAACGGCTCTGCGACAAAGATCTGGCGAACTTTCGCTTTGGGAAAGCGGACATCGAAAAGCAGATGACCACCGTAGACCTCCGCGTTGCTGTCTCTGACTAGCGCAACAAAGATCAAGTCCTTTCGCGCATAGTCCTCGAAAACGCGTGCAGCGAAGAATCCGAGCGCGTCCTTGGCGCTGTCAGCTGCGTTTACCACGTCTTGAAGATACGGACGGACGTCCTCAAAGGTGTTCAATATCCTGGTAGCCACCTTGGCGATCCTCATTGTTCTTTTCCCCGCTTCTTCTGATCGTTATCCCAACTACATTCGTACTTTCAACATTGCCGCCTCACTGTCACCTCAGTGATTTTCGCCACAATATCGAAAGCTTGCCATCTGACTTTCGCGGAATAGCAGTTTGCCGCCGTACAGTGTAAAACTGTTGGGCATCAGCGAATAGCCTCGCCGCTTATTGTCGCCACCAACGCTGCGCGGCAACGGGGTCGCGTCATCGGAGCGGCCACTGGACCGAGCACAGCCGACGTATTCATACTGTCGGGTAGCGAGGCGAAGGACGTCTTGACCGACGGGAACTGCGGGACTGCACACGGACTTTGTGTAGCGGAGGATGATGCCCGGGCACGCGTTGCCGAGCGGCTCTCAGGTGGGCCGCTCCCCGTACCAGCCGAGGAAACGGTCTTTCGCACGGGTGGCCGCGTTGTATTGCAGTCGACGTTTTTGATCGACGCTACCCCAACCGTCGCCGGCCAAAGCACAATGACGTTGTCCAACTTGCTGTTCTTGGCACCATAAACTTTCATCCCCTTCGGGTCGCCTTCGCCGCCACTTAGTGCTCGACGTCGACAGGCAAACTCTCGCTCGATCGCAAGCGCGGACCAACTTCGACAGGTCTTCGTTGAGTCGTGGTATCCGTCTCAGGATCCGTTTCGATCCACCCCTCAAGCATATCGGCCCATGCCTGCAGCATTGACCGCCTCTGCTCGGCATATTCAGCCTTGTTGTAGACGGCGCGTACCCCGCGCTGCTCGTGGGCCAGGCACTTTTCTATCCAGTCGCTGTTGAACCCCGCTTCATGCAATTGCGTACTGGCGGTTCGACGCAGGTCATGCACCGAGAAAGATTCGAAGTCCTCCTGCCCGCTCTCGCGAACGATCTTGACGGCGGCGTCGATCACGCGATTCAGGGTGGCGGCACTGATCGGCAGCTCCGTTTCGTAACGACCGGGATGCAGGTAGGAACTTGCGCCGAAGCACGTCTTGAAAGCGACCAGGATATCCAGGGCCCGCTGGCTCAGATACACGTTGTGTGGACGCCCGGCCTTCATCCGGTCTTTCGGAATTGTCCAGAGTGCTGCATTGAAGTCGACCTCTTCCCACGTCGCGAGGATAAATTCCGACTTGCGCACCATTGTGAGCAGCAGGAATCTGACGGCCAGACGGAGCGTTGGCAAGGTAGGTGTCCTTTCCAGCGCCTTGAAGAAGACGTGAATTTCGGCGGGCGCCAGCGCCCGGTCGCGAGGCTTGAACCGTGCGATGGCCGACGGCCGGATGGCTTCTGCCGGGTTGTCTACCTTCAGCCCCCTCGCCTGCACAAAACAGTAGATTTGCAGCACGATGTCGCGCGCCTGCACGGCGGGAGCAGCGGCCCCCCGTTCCTTGATCTTTTCGCACCTGGCCATCAGGCGCGACGGCGAGATCTCTTCAAGTTTCAGGCGACCGAATTCCGTCGCGAGATTCCGGTCGTAAACAGATTTCCTCATGGCACGCGTCGACTCTGCGAGGCTGGCTTCAGCGAAGTATTTCTCGGCCCACTTGCCAAATGTCAGAGCCTCAGCCGCTTCAACACGCTTCTCGACCTTGGACCTTGACGGACTGACGCCCTGTTCGACTTCCCGGCGAGCCCGTTCGAGAAGGAGTCTCGCTTCTGCAAGGCTGAGCGACATGCCGAAGCTCAGATCCTGCATCTCCCGTACTCCCCTTGCGGGGAGCCTGGGATCATAGCGGCCAATGACCAGCGTCTCGCGCCGGCCGTTGAGGCGATAGTCAAAGCGGAAGCTGATCACGCCGGACAGCGTGACCGCGACGTACAGGCCGCGCTGGTCGGCCACCTTGTAGATCCTGCCGGCGGGCTTGAGTGCCCGCAATTCGAGATCGGTAAGCATGCGATGCTCCGTGAACTGATACCGTTACCTGATACCGTCACGCCTCGTGACGGTATCGCGTTGGATCGTCCGCAGAGCAAAATGCTATACCGTCGGTAGTGCCCAGCTGTTATCGGTCCCCATTAGACCACGTTAGGCAATAAACCCTTGATTCTGTGGGGAAAAGCGGGAGGATTTCGATGTCTGCAGACTGCCGCAGAGCAGTCTGAATTACTCCCACTCGATCGTCGCCGGCGGCTTCCCAGAAATGTCATATACCACGCGATTGATCCCTCGCACCTCATTGATGATGCGATTGGACACACGCCCGAGCAGTTCATGCGGCAGATGCGCCCAATGCGCGGTCATGAAGTCGAGCGTCTGCACGGCCCGCAGCGCGACAACATACTCATACGTCCGCCCATCTCCCATCACGCCCACGCTCTTGACCGGCAGGAACACGGCAAAGGCCTGGCTGGTGAGGTCGTACCACGACTTGCCGCTGGCCTCATCGATGGTATTGCGCAGCGTCTCGATGAAAATCGCATCGGCACGGCGCAGCAAATCGGCGAAGTCGCGACGCACCTCCCCGAGGATCCGCACGCCGAGGCCCGGCCCCGGGAACGGGTGCCGATACACCATCTCGTAGGGTAGCCCGAGCTTCACGCCGAGCTCGCGCACTTCATCCTTGAACAGCTCGCGCAACGGCTCGAGCAGCTTCAGATTGAGCGTCTCGGGCAAGCCGCCGACGTTATGGTGACTCTTGATCGTATGCGCGGCCTTCTTGCCCTTGCCCGCCGATTCGATCACGTCGGGATAGATCGTGCCCTGCGCGAGCCACTTGGCATCCGAGAGCTTCCCGGCTTCCGTCTGGAACACTTCCACGAACTCGGCACCGATGATCTTGCGCTTCTGCTCGGGATCGGTCACACCGGAGAGCTTCGAAAGAAACGCTTCGCTCGCATCGACATGAATCACGCGCACGCCGAGGTGATCGGCGAACGTCGACATCACCTGCTCCGCCTCGTTCAAGCGCAGCAGCCCGTGATCGACGAACACGCACGTGAGCTGGTCGCCAATCGCGCGATGCAGGAGCGCCGCCGCCACGGACGAATCCACACCGCCCGACAGCCCCAGAATCACATGTTCGTTGCCAACCTGCGACCGAATCTTCTCGATGGCCTCGTCGATGTAGTGCCCCATTTCCCAATCGGCCTTCGCGCCGCAGATCTGCAGCACGAAACGCTCGAGCATCGCCCGCCCCTGCACCGTGTGCGTCACTTCCGGGTGCCACTGCAAGCCGTAGAAATGACGCGACTCGTCGGCCATCGCCGCGATCGGGCACGATTCCGTCGACGCCATCAGCTTGAAGCCCTCCGGCATCTCCGTGACCTTGTCGCCGTGACTCATCCACACTTTCAGCATGCCGTGCCCTTCCGGCGTGCTGAAATCCTCGATCCCTTCGAGCAGGCTCGTATGGTTGCGCGCGCGCACCTCCGCATAGCCGAATTCGCGCACGTGGCCGCCATCGACTTTGCCGCCCAACTGCTCGGCCATCGTCTGCATGCCGTAGCAGATGCCGAGCACCGGCACGCCCAGTTCGAACACGGCCTGGGGCGCGCGCGGGGTATCCGACTCAGTCACCGAATTCGGCCCGCCCGAGAGGATCACGCCCTTCGGCGCGAATTCGCGGATGAACGCGTCGTCTACGTCGTACGGATGAATCTCCGAATAGACATGCGCTTCGCGAATGCGGCGCGCGATCAGCTGGGTCACTTGCGAGCCGAAATCGAGGATCAGGATCTTGTCATGCATGGCAGGGGCACGAAACTCAAATGGTACGAATGGAAAACGAATGCGACGCACCGGCATGACCGGCGCCGCACGAAAACGTCGATAAATAAATTGCGCCGCGACGCCGGATACCGCGCACTTCCGGCACGCTGGCGCAATGGGCCGCCCCCGGCGCGCGCCGCACAGGCAACGCGCGGCGGCGGGGGCATCGGCACGTCAGTCGACGTGGTAGTTCGGCGCTTCCTTCGTGATCTGCACGTCATGCACGTGCGATTCACGCATGCCGGCCGACGTGATTTCGACGAATTGCGCCTTCTCGTGCATTTCCTCGATCGTGCTGCAACCGCAGTAGCCCATGCTTGCACGCACGCCGCCGATCAGTTGGAACAGGATTGCGTTGACCGAGCCCTTATACGCGACGCGCCCTTCGATACCTTCCGGCACGAGTTTGTCGATGTTCGCCGAGTTGTCCTGGAAGTACCGGTCGGCCGCGCCGTCCTTCATGGCGCCGACCGATCCCATGCCGCGATACGACTTGTACTGGCGACCCTGATAGAGGAACACGTCGCCGGGCGACTCTTCCGTGCCCGCGAACATGCTGCCCATCATCACCGCATCGGCCCCCGCCGCGAGCGCCTTCGACACGTCGCCCGAAAAGCGCACGCCGCCGTCCGCAATCACGGGCACGCCCGTTCCCTTCAGTGCTTCCGAAACATTGGCGATGGCTGTGATCTGCGGCACACCCACGCCCGCGACGATACGCGTCGTACAGATCGAACCAGGGCCGATACCCACCTTCACGCCGTCCGCACCGTATTCGATGAGCGCGCGCGCCGCGTCGGCCGTCGCGATGTTGCCGCCGATCACTTCCACGTGCGGGAAGCTCTTCTTCACCCAGCGCACGCGCTCGAGCACGCCCTTGCTGTGGCCATGCGCCGTATCGACGACGATGACGTCCACGCCCGCCGCCGCGAGCAGCGTCACGCGCTCCTCGTTGTCCGCGCCGACGCCGACGGCCGCACCCACGCGCAGCTTGCCGTGCTCATCCTTGCACGCTTCCGGATGCTCCGTCTGCTTCGTAATGTCCTTGACGGTCATGAGGCCGCGCAGGTCGAATGCGTCGTTCACGACCAGCACGCGCTCGAGCCGGTGGCTATGCATAAGCGCCTTCGCTTCGGCGAGCGGCGTGCCCTCCTTCACCGTCACAAGCCGCTCGCGCGGCGTCATGATGCTGCGTACGGGCTCGTCGAGCCGGGTTTCGAAGCGAAGATCGCGGTTCGTGACGATGCCGACGAGCCGGGTGCCTTCCACGACCGGAAAACCGGAGATGCCATGCTGTTGCGAAAGCGCGATCACGTCGCGCACTTTCATTTCGGGCGGCACCGTGATCGGATCGCGCACCACGCCTGACTCGAACCGCTTGACCTTCGCCACCTCACGAGCCTGCTCGACCGCAGTCAGATTCTTGTGGATGATGCCCACGCCGCCTTGCTGCGCCATGGCGATGGCAAGACGTGCTTCCGTAACCGTGTCCATCGCGGCGGACACGAGCGGCATGTTCAGGGCGATGGAGCGGGTCAGCTTGGTCTTGAGGCTGGTGTCGCGCGGCAGAACGTCGGAGAAGGCCGGGACGAGGAGCACATCATCGAACGTGAGTGCTTTCTGGATCAGACGCATGGCAAATCCTATAGGCGCAAAAGCGAATTATACGCGATACCTCCCTGCTTTTCACTGTCCGGACAGCAGGTTAGCGACTTTTCCACCCGGCGGCTCGCCCCCTTCTTTCGCTTTCCGGTTCGCCTGATGTTCGGTCGTTTTTCGTTTGCCCAACGCACCCCGATAAACGCAACGCACAAAATTGCGCCAGATCAACCGGGACGCCGGCCCTCGAAGCCCGCAACCGCAAGGCAGCCCCGAGCAAGGCGGCCCGGACGACCGTTCGTGGACGCGAGGTGGAAAGAGAGCGTGCCCGATCGAGCGAGATCGGCTCAGCGGGAATCCTTCGGGAGCCATTTGCGGCCCTCGATGGACCCCTCGCGGCGCGTCTTGTCCACGCGGCGCTGACGCGCCACCTTCGGATCGACGATGAGCGGGCGGTAGATTTCGACGCGATCGTGCTCGACAAGCGGCGTATCGAGCGTCTTCAGCTTGCCGTAAACGCCCACTTTCGCCACCGCAGCGTCGATTTCGGGGTGGCGTTCGGCGATGCGGCTGGCCTCGATGGCATCACGTACCGTCGCGCCCGCCGGCAGTTCCACGGCAATGAGCGTCTGGGCGCCGGGCAGCGCGTAGCAGACTTCGACGGAAATCCGCCCGCTCATGGCTTGCCGTAGCGCACGTCGGCGCGCTTCACGAACGATTCGACGAATGTGTTGGCAATGTGGTTGAACACGGGCCCGATGATTTTTTCGAGCAGGATGCTCGAAAACTCGTAATGGAGCGCAAACTCGATCTTGCAGGCATCGCTGCGCAGCGGCGTGAAGCGCCAGTAGCCCGTGAACTTGCGAAACGGCCCGTCGGCGAACTCCATGTCGATGCGCGTGGGCCGCTCGTGCGTGTTGTGCGTGGCGAAGTGCTGCTTGATGCCCTTGAAATTGATGTCGATGCGCGCTTCCATCCTGTGCTCGTCCCGGTGCCGAATCTCGACGCCCCCGCACCAGGGCAGGAAGTTCGGGTAATCGGCGACGTCCGTCACGAGATCGAACATCTGTTCCGCCGAGTGACGGATCAATACGGTTTTTTGAACATCGGCCATAAATGCACTGCTCGGCGAAAGGGAGCGAACATAGCGGCGTGGAGCAGCGCCGCTTTGCTAAAATTGCAATTTTAAACGAGTTGGACGCCCTCCATTCATGAGCATCATCGACAACAGAAAAGCCTTCTTCGACTACTTCATCGAAGAGCGCTACGAAGCAGGGCTCGTGCTCGAGGGATGGGAAGTCAAAGCCCTGCGCGCCGGACGTGGCCAGATCAAGGAAGGCTACGTCGTCATTCGCGACAGCGAGCTCTTTTTGATCGGCGCGCATATCAGCCCGCTGCCCGAAGCGTCCACGCACGTGACGCCCGACCCGATCCGCACGCGCAAGCTGCTGCTGCATGCCGACGAAATCAAGAAACTGATCGGCAAGGTCGAGCAGCGCGGCTATACGCTTGTGCCGCTCAACTTTCACTACAAGGGTGGGCGCGTCAAATGCGAGATCGGCCTCGCCAAGGGCAAGAAACTGCACGACAAGCGCGAGACCGAGAAAAAGCGGGATTGGGAGCGCGAAAAGGCGCGGCTCATGCGTACCGCCACCTGAGCCCGCGCCGGCTGCGCGTCAGCGCCCCGCCTCCGCCTGCGCGGTTTTGCCGCGGTTCACGATCGTCAGCGCCGACGAGATCATCGTGCTGAGATCGGACATATTGCCCGGTACGATCAGCGTATTGCCCGCCTTCGCGAGGTTCGCGAACGCGTTGACGTACTGTTCCGCCACCTTCAGATTCACGGCATCCATGCCGCCCGTCGACTGAATCGCGTTCGCGATCTTCTGGATGGCCTGCGCGTTGGCCTCCGCCACAGCGAGAATCGCCGCGGCCTCGCCCTGCGCCTGGTTGATAGCGGCCTGCCGCTCGCCCTCCGAGCGCTGAATCGCAGCCTCGCGCCCGCCTGCGGCGATATTGATCTGCTCCTGCTTGCGGCCTTCCGACGCGGCGATCAGTGCCCGCTTTTCGCGCTCGGCCGTGATCTGCGCCTGCATGGCGTGCAGGATTTCCTTCGGCGGCGTGAGATCCTTGATCTCGTAGCGCAGCACCTTCACGCCCCAGCTCGTGGCGGCTTCGTCGAGCGCGTCCACCACGCTGCGGTTGATCAGATCGCGCTCCTCGAACGTCTTGTCGAGCTCGAGCCGGCCGATGACCGAGCGCAGCGTCGTCTGCGACAGCTGCGTGATCGCCACCACGAAGTTGCTGGACCCGTAAGACGCCTTCATCGCATCGGTGACCTGGAAATACAGCACACCATCGACCTGCAACTGCGTGTTGTCACGCGTGATGCAGACCTGCGCCGGCACGTCGAGCGGAATTTCCTTGAGCACGTGCTTGTAGGCGACGCGGTCGACGAATGGCAGCACCATATTCAAGCCCGGCGCGAGCGTGGCGTGGTAGCGCCCGAAGCGCTCGACTACCCAGGCGTGCTGCTGCGGCACGATCTTGATGGTCTGCGCCGCAATGACGATGACGACGACCAGCAGCACGGCCCCGACGATGGTCATGTCCATTGTTCACTCCTTTGTTGTGGTGAGCGGATGATGTGGCTTGCCCGGCGGCGGGCGCTTTTCGACAACCACGAGACAACTGCCGCGCACAGCCGCAATCTCGTAGACGCGGGCATCGGCGCGTTCTCCTGGCGCGAGCTCGACGTCCCATTGCGCTCCGCGATATGGCACGCGCGCATAGCCGCCCTGCCAGACCGGCACCTCGACGATGGCACCGATATCCGGATTGACGTCGGGATTCGATGCGGCGTCGCGACGCTGCCGGCGGCGGCCAGGCTTCGAGCGGCGCAGCATGATCACGGCCGCAAGCGCCACGAGCGCGGCGCAGACGAATTGGAGGCCGGCATCGGCGCCTGCCAGACGCGCGAGCGCACCGGCCACGAAGCCGAGCGCAACCATGAGCAGATAGAAAGTGCCCGTGAGCAGTTCGGCGACGATCAATAGCCCCGCGCCGATCCACCACAAATATTCGTTCGGGCTCATCGTTGGTCTCCCGGTATCTGAGTGCAAGCCGCCCGCCCAAGTAAAAACGCCCCGGTGCGAGCACCGGGGCGTTATAGCATGAAGCATTGCACCGTAGGCGGTGCGGCGCTTTATTTCGCCGCTGCCTTGGCGAGCGCCTGCCAGGTCTCGATGATCGTATCGGGATTCAGCGAAATCGAAGCAATACCCTCGTCACTGAGCCATTGCGCGAAGTCGGGGTGATCCGATGGGCCCTGGCCGCAGATACCGACGTACTTGCCGAGACGACGGCACGTTTCGATCGCGCGCTTGAGCAGGAACTTCACCGCTTCGTCGCGCTCGTCGAAATCGGCCGCGAGCAGTTCCATGCCCGAATCGCGATCGAGGCCGAGCGTGAGCTGCGTGAGGTCGTTCGAGCCGATCGAGAAGCCGTCGAAGTACTCGAGGAACTGCTCGGCCAGAATCGCGTTCGACGGAATCTCGCACATCATCACGAGGCGCAGGCCATTTTCGCCGCGCTTCAGTCCGAAGTTCGCGAGCATACCCACCACGCGCTCGGCCTGCTTGAGCGTACGCACGAACGGCACCATGATCTCGACGTTCGTCAGCCCCATGTCCTCGCGCACGCGCTTGAGCGCGAGACACTCCATCTCGAACGCCTGGGCGAAGTCCTGCGCGATGTAGCGCGAGGCGCCGCGGAAGCCGAGCATCGGATTTTCCTCGTCCGGCTCGTAACGCGAGCCGCCGATCAGCTTCTTGTACTCGTTCGACTTGAAGTCGGAAAGACGCACGATGACGGGACGCGGATAGAACGCGGCCGCGATTGTGGCAATACCCTCGGTCAGCTTGTCGACGTAGAACGCCCGCGGCGAGGCATGGCCACGCGCGACGCTCTCCACGGCTTTTTTGAGATCGGTGTCGACATTCGGGTACTCGAGAATCGCCTTCGGGTGGACGCCGATGTTGTTGTTGATGATGAACTCGAGCCGCGCGAGACCCACGCCTGCGTTCGGCAATTGCGCGAAATCGAACGCCAGCTGCGGATTGCCGACGTTCATCATGATCTTGACCGGGATCTCGGGCAGCTCACCACGCTCGATCTCGGTAACTTCGGTCTCGAGCAGGCCGTCGTAAATCTTGCCTTCGTCGCCTTCGGCGCACGAAACGGTCACGAGCGTGCCGTCCTTCAGCACGTCGGTGGCATCGCCACAGCCGACCACCGCCGGCACGCCGAGCTCGCGCGCAATGATCGCCGCGTGGCAGGTACGCCCGCCGCGATTCGTGACGATTGCCGAAGCACGCTTCATCACCGGCTCCCAGTTCGGGTCGGTCATGTCGGCAACGAGCACGTCGCCGGGTTGCACGCGCTCCATCTCGGCCGGATCGTGAATCACGCGCACCGGGCCCGCACCGATCTTCTGACCAATGGCCCGGCCCGTGGCCAGGACGGTCGACTGGCCCTTGAGCTTGAAGCGCTGCTCGATCTTGCCCATGTTCTGGCTCTTCACCGTTTCAGGACGCGCCTGGAGGATGAAGATCTTGCCGTCGCGGCCGTCCTTGCCCCACTCGATATCCATCGGGCGCTTGTAATGCTGCTCGATGATCACCGCGTACCTGGCAAGCTCGATCACGTCCTCATCGGTGATCGAGAAGCGGTTGCGCTGCTCGTGCGCCACGTCCACGGTCTTCACGCGGCCCGGCTCGCCCGGCTTCGTGAACTCCATTTTGATCAGCTTCGAGCCGATCGAGCGGCGAATGATCGGGTACTTGCCCTGCGCGAGCGTCGTCTTGAAAACGTAGAACTCGTCCGGATTCACCGCGCCTTGCACGACGGTTTCGCCCAGGCCATAGCTCGAGGTGATGAAGACGGCGTCCTTGAAGCCCGACTCGGTGTCGAGCGTGAACATGACGCCGGCTGCGCCCACGTCGGAGCGGACCATGCGCTGCACGCCGGCCGACAACGCCACTTCGGCGTGCGTGAAACCCTTGTGGACGCGATACGAGATAGCGCGGTCGTTATAGAGCGACGCGAACACGTGCTTCATGCGATCGAGCACGTCCTCGATGCCAACCACGTTCAGATAGGACTCCTGCTGCCCCGCGAACGAGGCATCGGGCAAGTCCTCGGCCGTAGCCGACGAACGCACGGCGAACGAGAGCTCCTCGGGCGAGCTCTTTTGCAGTACCTCGAACTGCTCGCGGATCCCGGCTTCGAGACGCGGCTGCAGCGGCGCATCGACGATCCACTGACGGATCTCGGCGCCGGCCGCAGCCAACGCCTTCACGTCGTCGATATCGAGCGACTCGAGGCGAGCGGCAATGCGCTCGGTCAGATCGTTGTGCTTCAGGAAGTCGCGAAAGGCGAGCGCCGTCGTGGCGAAGCCAGTGGGCACGCGCACGCCGGCCTCGGCCAGCTGGCTGATCATCTCGCCGA encodes the following:
- a CDS encoding GNAT family N-acetyltransferase, coding for MRIAKVATRILNTFEDVRPYLQDVVNAADSAKDALGFFAARVFEDYARKDLIFVALVRDSNAEVYGGHLLFDVRFPKAKVRQIFVAEPFRRLKLGKLLVDALKDQLTTLQFISINARVAEDLETANRFWEQQGFYTQQLAQGGARRQRTIVVRAHELATPQLFQSSGITAADPLGLDFQRDHEKPLYLLDLNVLFDLGPRRARHEQAIAVFRAERSQTCSLAISEEIEVELKRTADKGKTDPMQALARALPSFPMATDEDWHRLSPELAKLVFPERDRDGSLSANDVSDIRHLATAIHHRLPGLVTSDARVLGCARELRRRYGIEVVSPAAFEASQSDHQALEFFGTSTEEHVLTLGLVTKHDEPDIRELLTGLEVGTADQTTHWAAVGGDGSTSLRLLVRDEQGLVGYVTWSQVINDGPINAHVAVLETKVAAKDACRLMLNHLTGLASRSEFARIRLFCPRRQALVREVAASLGFTRSSAGGNELQKVVVTRLVTATNWSSTSQSLSAASGIGLPVDAPAFRHVDQQIPIARPDGERAYISLFTLETHLAPALLCLPGRGAVLVPLQRKFSEHLLMQSPQASLLPQARAQLLSQRHYLSGPATLRVFTRGDLVLFYESGKAHGAGAVIAIARVLRSYRRSEEALAAADLIPSVLDKDRLESIGRAKVKTVTAFDNLQRLPHPVPLTYLRELGCGDAHQLQTSRRLTSEQLLNILSRGTQ
- a CDS encoding tyrosine-type recombinase/integrase; the encoded protein is MLTDLELRALKPAGRIYKVADQRGLYVAVTLSGVISFRFDYRLNGRRETLVIGRYDPRLPARGVREMQDLSFGMSLSLAEARLLLERARREVEQGVSPSRSKVEKRVEAAEALTFGKWAEKYFAEASLAESTRAMRKSVYDRNLATEFGRLKLEEISPSRLMARCEKIKERGAAAPAVQARDIVLQIYCFVQARGLKVDNPAEAIRPSAIARFKPRDRALAPAEIHVFFKALERTPTLPTLRLAVRFLLLTMVRKSEFILATWEEVDFNAALWTIPKDRMKAGRPHNVYLSQRALDILVAFKTCFGASSYLHPGRYETELPISAATLNRVIDAAVKIVRESGQEDFESFSVHDLRRTASTQLHEAGFNSDWIEKCLAHEQRGVRAVYNKAEYAEQRRSMLQAWADMLEGWIETDPETDTTTQRRPVEVGPRLRSSESLPVDVEH
- the guaA gene encoding glutamine-hydrolyzing GMP synthase: MHDKILILDFGSQVTQLIARRIREAHVYSEIHPYDVDDAFIREFAPKGVILSGGPNSVTESDTPRAPQAVFELGVPVLGICYGMQTMAEQLGGKVDGGHVREFGYAEVRARNHTSLLEGIEDFSTPEGHGMLKVWMSHGDKVTEMPEGFKLMASTESCPIAAMADESRHFYGLQWHPEVTHTVQGRAMLERFVLQICGAKADWEMGHYIDEAIEKIRSQVGNEHVILGLSGGVDSSVAAALLHRAIGDQLTCVFVDHGLLRLNEAEQVMSTFADHLGVRVIHVDASEAFLSKLSGVTDPEQKRKIIGAEFVEVFQTEAGKLSDAKWLAQGTIYPDVIESAGKGKKAAHTIKSHHNVGGLPETLNLKLLEPLRELFKDEVRELGVKLGLPYEMVYRHPFPGPGLGVRILGEVRRDFADLLRRADAIFIETLRNTIDEASGKSWYDLTSQAFAVFLPVKSVGVMGDGRTYEYVVALRAVQTLDFMTAHWAHLPHELLGRVSNRIINEVRGINRVVYDISGKPPATIEWE
- the guaB gene encoding IMP dehydrogenase, coding for MRLIQKALTFDDVLLVPAFSDVLPRDTSLKTKLTRSIALNMPLVSAAMDTVTEARLAIAMAQQGGVGIIHKNLTAVEQAREVAKVKRFESGVVRDPITVPPEMKVRDVIALSQQHGISGFPVVEGTRLVGIVTNRDLRFETRLDEPVRSIMTPRERLVTVKEGTPLAEAKALMHSHRLERVLVVNDAFDLRGLMTVKDITKQTEHPEACKDEHGKLRVGAAVGVGADNEERVTLLAAAGVDVIVVDTAHGHSKGVLERVRWVKKSFPHVEVIGGNIATADAARALIEYGADGVKVGIGPGSICTTRIVAGVGVPQITAIANVSEALKGTGVPVIADGGVRFSGDVSKALAAGADAVMMGSMFAGTEESPGDVFLYQGRQYKSYRGMGSVGAMKDGAADRYFQDNSANIDKLVPEGIEGRVAYKGSVNAILFQLIGGVRASMGYCGCSTIEEMHEKAQFVEITSAGMRESHVHDVQITKEAPNYHVD
- a CDS encoding RnfH family protein — protein: MSGRISVEVCYALPGAQTLIAVELPAGATVRDAIEASRIAERHPEIDAAVAKVGVYGKLKTLDTPLVEHDRVEIYRPLIVDPKVARQRRVDKTRREGSIEGRKWLPKDSR